A genomic window from Bacteroidales bacterium includes:
- a CDS encoding 3'-5' exonuclease, which yields MENYFSNILFLDIETVPAVYKYEELSERMKCFWDKKAAQLAKNESDTPESLYDKAAIFAEFGKIICISTGTISNNVATIKSFFSHDEKELLTSFSNYLNSVQKSEIRLLCAHNGKEFDFPWLCRRMLVNGLNIPEILNTQGKKPWEISHIDTMELWKFGDYKSFTSLDLLSEIFEIPTPKDDINGADVARVYYEENNLIRIVKYCQKDVIALIQLFRKLQNLPLISEVNVLNG from the coding sequence ATGGAAAATTATTTTTCAAACATTTTATTTTTAGATATAGAGACAGTTCCGGCTGTTTATAAGTACGAAGAATTAAGCGAGCGAATGAAATGTTTTTGGGATAAAAAAGCAGCACAGTTGGCTAAAAACGAGTCAGACACGCCCGAATCGCTTTATGACAAAGCAGCTATTTTTGCTGAGTTTGGGAAAATTATTTGTATTTCCACTGGAACAATCTCAAACAATGTTGCAACAATAAAAAGCTTTTTCAGCCATGACGAAAAAGAGCTTTTAACGTCTTTTTCAAATTATTTAAACTCTGTTCAGAAGTCTGAGATTCGACTTTTATGTGCACATAACGGGAAAGAGTTCGATTTTCCATGGCTTTGCCGCCGAATGCTTGTAAATGGCTTGAATATTCCTGAAATATTAAACACACAAGGCAAAAAACCTTGGGAAATAAGCCATATAGACACCATGGAGCTATGGAAATTTGGCGACTACAAAAGCTTTACATCTCTTGATTTATTATCAGAAATTTTCGAAATCCCAACGCCAAAAGATGACATAAATGGCGCCGATGTCGCTAGAGTATATTACGAAGAAAACAACCTGATAAGAATTGTAAAATACTGCCAAAAAGATGTCATAGCCCTAATTCAGCTATTCCGCAAACTGCAAAACCTACCGCTAATTTCGGAAGTGAATGTTTTGAATGGGTGA